From a single Deltaproteobacteria bacterium genomic region:
- a CDS encoding ABC transporter ATP-binding protein: MLELRDVHTYYGNIEALKGISLELSEGEIITLIGANGAGKSTTLMSICGIVPPRRGEIYFEGAPISGLPPNKIVSLGICQVPEGRHIFPYLSVVENLDMGAYLRKDRAGIHKDMEYVFDLFPILAQRRHQAGGTLSGGEQQMLAISRAIMARPRLLLLDEPSLGLAPLVVRQIFEIIGKINRENRTTIFLVEQNANIALKVANRGYVMENGRITISDSSANLLANENVKRAYLGI, translated from the coding sequence ATGCTTGAGCTCAGGGATGTTCACACCTATTACGGGAATATAGAAGCGCTGAAGGGAATTTCTCTGGAACTGTCGGAAGGTGAAATCATAACGCTCATCGGTGCCAACGGTGCGGGAAAGTCTACAACGCTGATGTCTATCTGCGGTATCGTGCCGCCCCGGCGTGGTGAGATATATTTCGAGGGGGCGCCGATCAGCGGTCTGCCTCCGAACAAGATCGTCTCCCTTGGGATCTGCCAGGTGCCGGAAGGCCGCCATATCTTCCCCTATCTTTCCGTGGTGGAAAATCTTGATATGGGAGCCTATCTCAGAAAAGACCGGGCAGGCATTCATAAGGACATGGAGTATGTCTTTGATCTCTTTCCGATCCTTGCGCAGCGCCGGCATCAGGCCGGGGGAACCCTCAGTGGAGGCGAACAGCAGATGCTCGCTATTTCACGGGCCATCATGGCTCGGCCACGCTTGCTGCTCCTTGATGAACCTTCATTGGGGCTTGCGCCTCTCGTCGTCAGGCAGATATTTGAAATTATCGGCAAGATAAACAGGGAAAACAGGACGACCATTTTCCTGGTGGAGCAGAACGCGAACATAGCACTGAAAGTTGCGAACAGGGGATACGTCATGGAAAACGGCAGAATCACCATCAGTGACAGTTCCGCGAATCTCCTCGCCAATGAGAACGTCAAAAGGGCATATCTGGGTATCTGA
- a CDS encoding ABC transporter ATP-binding protein produces MNFGGIRALDEVDLRVSHGEIVALIGPNGAGKTTFFNCVTGIYPPTDGDILIARPGKKHVERINGLKPNLVTARGLARTFQNIRLFPNMTVLENIMIGRHCRTSSGIAGAVFRGKKTRDEERRIVSDSYEVLQKIGLVHYVNEFAKNLPYGAQRRLEIARALATEPFLLLLDEPAAGMNPQETRELVDLINRIRDEEEVSILLIEHDMKLVMSLSERIYVVDYGRKIAEGTPMDIKNNPVVIKAYLGEGADA; encoded by the coding sequence ATGAACTTCGGCGGCATCCGTGCGCTCGATGAGGTCGATCTGCGGGTCAGCCATGGGGAGATCGTCGCCCTGATCGGACCGAACGGTGCCGGCAAGACGACCTTCTTTAACTGTGTCACGGGTATCTATCCTCCCACGGACGGAGATATCCTTATCGCCCGGCCCGGAAAGAAGCACGTGGAGCGGATCAACGGACTCAAACCGAACCTGGTGACGGCACGGGGGCTTGCCCGGACGTTTCAGAACATCCGGCTCTTTCCGAATATGACGGTACTGGAGAACATCATGATCGGAAGGCACTGCAGAACGAGTTCGGGCATCGCCGGGGCCGTATTCCGGGGGAAAAAGACACGTGATGAAGAGCGGCGCATAGTATCGGACAGTTACGAGGTACTTCAGAAGATCGGGCTTGTTCACTATGTCAATGAATTCGCCAAGAACCTGCCCTACGGGGCGCAGCGGCGACTTGAAATAGCACGGGCGCTGGCGACGGAACCGTTCCTGTTGCTTCTTGACGAGCCGGCGGCTGGCATGAACCCGCAGGAAACGAGGGAACTCGTCGACCTCATCAACAGGATCCGGGACGAGGAAGAAGTGTCGATCCTTCTCATAGAGCATGACATGAAGTTGGTCATGAGCCTTTCGGAGCGTATCTATGTTGTGGATTACGGCAGAAAGATCGCGGAAGGGACACCCATGGATATCAAGAACAATCCCGTCGTCATAAAGGCATATCTCGGGGAGGGTGCCGATGCTTGA
- the livM gene encoding high-affinity branched-chain amino acid ABC transporter permease LivM, with amino-acid sequence MFLTFPIMVIRVNTIEKVVEWRWVNMLFVGLGSFIISLIWRYMLQRKEMGAKREEEGGVTQTFAQRILTNRKIFIPLAVLFGIAIIIFPFIFSLYQTNIMITAMIYVMLGLGLNIVVGLAGLLDLGYVAFYAVGAYSYALLHYHFGFNFWMVLPIGAAMGATFGILLGFPVLRLRGDYLAIVTLGFGEIIRLILENWNEFSFGPSGISNIPRPSLFGLDLSVHAATIYMYYIIILLCIMTIFIVNRLQDSRIGRAWIALREDEIACQAMGIDKARTKLTAFALGATWAGMGGVVFAAKTTFVNPASFTVWESIIILCIVVLGGMGSVVGVIMGAMVLILLPEYLRAFSEYRMLAFGAMLVVMMVFRPGGIVSDVRRTYKFEAEAGAGAGGNKQ; translated from the coding sequence ATGTTCCTCACCTTTCCGATCATGGTCATCCGCGTCAATACGATCGAAAAGGTCGTCGAATGGCGCTGGGTGAACATGCTCTTCGTCGGACTGGGAAGTTTTATTATTTCCCTTATATGGCGTTACATGCTGCAGCGCAAGGAAATGGGGGCGAAACGGGAAGAGGAAGGCGGCGTCACCCAGACATTTGCCCAGAGGATACTGACGAACAGAAAGATCTTCATTCCCCTCGCCGTTCTGTTCGGTATCGCTATCATCATATTTCCTTTTATCTTCTCTCTGTATCAGACGAACATCATGATAACGGCAATGATATACGTCATGCTCGGTCTGGGCCTGAATATCGTTGTGGGCCTTGCGGGGCTTCTCGATCTCGGGTATGTCGCCTTCTACGCCGTGGGTGCCTATTCCTATGCACTCCTGCATTATCATTTCGGATTTAATTTCTGGATGGTCCTGCCGATCGGTGCCGCCATGGGGGCCACTTTCGGCATTCTCCTCGGTTTTCCCGTATTGAGGCTCCGCGGGGATTACCTCGCCATAGTGACCCTGGGATTCGGCGAGATCATCCGTCTCATTCTTGAGAACTGGAATGAATTTTCCTTCGGTCCCAGTGGTATATCGAACATCCCCCGCCCGTCGCTCTTCGGACTGGACCTGTCGGTGCATGCCGCGACCATTTATATGTATTATATTATTATCTTACTGTGCATCATGACGATTTTTATCGTGAACCGCCTACAGGACTCGAGGATCGGACGGGCATGGATTGCCTTGCGGGAGGATGAGATCGCCTGTCAGGCCATGGGGATCGACAAGGCGAGAACAAAACTGACGGCCTTTGCCCTGGGAGCGACCTGGGCCGGCATGGGCGGCGTCGTCTTCGCTGCAAAGACGACCTTCGTGAATCCGGCATCATTTACCGTGTGGGAATCAATTATCATTCTCTGTATCGTCGTCCTCGGCGGCATGGGGTCCGTGGTCGGGGTGATCATGGGTGCGATGGTCCTCATCCTTCTTCCCGAATATCTTCGTGCCTTTTCGGAGTATCGGATGCTGGCATTCGGAGCGATGCTGGTCGTCATGATGGTCTTCAGACCCGGCGGGATCGTAAGCGATGTAAGAAGAACATATAAATTTGAGGCTGAAGCAGGTGCAGGTGCAGGTGGAAACAAGCAGTGA